In the genome of Dermacentor variabilis isolate Ectoservices chromosome 5, ASM5094787v1, whole genome shotgun sequence, one region contains:
- the LOC142582814 gene encoding G-protein coupled receptor moody-like → MEVSSAGGAFVIAVAIAGTVGNALTIAALLLRMRREHSGNASSVFIVSLSVADLCFCSLNLPFAASSLLQGAWTHGPLLCRLVAAGRYLNVGVSLLSITAIAVNRYVLVVRPSLYGRLYGRAGIWWMVAATWLAPCFLLAPTLAGVWGRFGPDPRSPGCSVVASGGRSPKAFLFVAAFLVPCLAIVYCYAAIFRHARKARLQLEAHGEAARRRQDEWRITRMVLVIFLSFLACYLPITIVKVVDAEVRHPAAHLGSQLLLYLSACINPIIYGVTNRQYRRAYAQLLGSVAALCCSQASYTTEQTDGKQRDSQQTSL, encoded by the exons ATGGAAGTGTCCTCGGCCGGGGGCGCCTTCGTGATAGCCGTCGCCATCGCCGGCACGGTGGGCAACGCGCTGACGATAGCCGCGCTgctgctgcgcatgcgccgagAGCACAGCGGCAACGCGTCGTCCGTGTTCATCGTGAGCTTGTCGGTGGCCGACTTGTGCTTCTGCTCTCTGAACCTGCCCTTCGCCGCGTCCAGTCTGCTGCAAGGGGCTTGGACGCACGGACCACTCCTGTGTCGGCTGGTAGCCGCAGGCCGGTACCTTAACGTGGGAGTCTCGCTTCTCTCGATTACAGCCATCGCCGTCAACAG GTACGTGCTCGTGGTGCGGCCCTCGCTTTACGGCCGGCTGTATGGGCGTGCCGGAATTTGGTGGATGGTAGCTGCCACGTGGCTGGCCCCCTGTTTTCTGCTGGCCCCCACTCTGGCTGGCGTGTGGGGCCGCTTCGGGCCGGACCCGCGTAGCCCTGGGTGCTCAGTGGTGGCGTCGGGCGGAAGGTCGCCCAAGGCGTTCCTCTTCGTGGCCGCTTTTCTCGTGCCCTGTCTGGCGATCGTCTACTGCTATGCCGCTATCTTCAGGCACGCACGGAAGGCCAG GCTGCAGCTAGAGGCGCACGGTGAAGCTGCCCGTCGGCGCCAGGACGAGTGGCGCATCACACGCATGGTCCTCGTCATCTTCCTGTCGTTCCTCGCCTGTTATTTACCCATCACCATCGTCAAG GTAGTGGACGCCGAGGTTCGTCACCCAGCGGCGCACCTGGGAAGCCAGCTGCTGCTGTATCTGAGCGCATGCATCAACCCCATCATCTACGGCGTCACCAACCGGCAGTACCGCCGGGCGTACGCGCAGCTTCTCGGCTCCGTAGCTGCATTGTGCTGTTCCCAAGCGTCCTACACAACGGAGCAGACGGATGGCAAGCAGCGAGACTCCCAACAGACCAGCCTCTGA